In Numida meleagris isolate 19003 breed g44 Domestic line chromosome 3, NumMel1.0, whole genome shotgun sequence, the following are encoded in one genomic region:
- the ARV1 gene encoding protein ARV1, which translates to MAERGAYRCVECSREAAELYRDYRHGVLRIAVCKSCQKPVDKYIEYDPVIILINAILCKAQAYRHILFNTKINFHGKLCIFCLLCEAYLRWLQLQDSSQSTDPDDLIRYAKEWDFYRMFGIASLEQTSFLVGIFIALWWRRPKMLKTKSDFILLFKALLLSSYGKLLLIPAVIWEHDYTPLCLVFIKVFVLISNSQAIRVTLNLNRMFPWLAIFFGLILEYGVVCLVQKMGWDF; encoded by the exons atGGCGGAGCGCGGCGCCTATCGCTGCGTCGAGTGCAGCAGGGAAGCGGCGGAGCTCTACCGCGACTACCGGCACGGCGTGCTCCGCATCGCCGTCTGC AAATCGTGCCAGAAACCTGTGGATAAATATATTGAGTATGATCCTGTTATCATCTTGATTAATGCTATTTTATGTAAAGCACAAGCATACAGACACATTCTTTTCAATACAAAGATAAAT tTTCATGGGAAGCTCTGcatattttgtttactttgtgAAGCTTATCTCAGGTGGCTGCAGCTACAGGATTCTAGCCAAAGTACAGATCCTGATGACTTAATCAGATATGCCAAGGAATGGGATTTTTATAGAATGTTTGGTATAGCTTCCTTAG AACAAACTTCATTTTTGGTTGGCATCTTTATTGCCTTGTGGTGGAGAAGACCCAAGATGCTAAAAACAAAGTCTgacttcattttacttttcaaagcACTGCTGTTGTCCAGCTATGGAAAGCTTTTGCTAATTCCAGCTGTTATTTGGGAACATGACTACACGCCTTTGTGCCTTGTATTTATAAAAGTATTTGTCTTGATATCAAACTCTCAGGCAATTAGAG ttacATTGAACTTGAACCGAATGTTCCCTTGGTTGGCTATTTTCTTTGGATTAATTTTGGAATATGGTGTGGTCTGCTTGGTCCAGAAAATGGGATGGGACTTTTGA